The following coding sequences are from one Peptostreptococcaceae bacterium window:
- a CDS encoding ATP-binding protein, translating to MQEMERKNCLVANGLHMLVAQAIRAQEIWNGVKIEKDAEKRLIEYFHRKQINPVLIGMPGSGKSSVGKHLAELMGREFVDTDELIEKKHGPITDIFAVKGEKGFRAVEREAVKSLINSKNVVIATGGGTIVDSGNVSDLKLNGILIYLDRSLKQIEKTLKKQERPLLKDKSDLDKLYGERRQLYEESADLIIGDSGNSKQQAIEIQNMLKKKIF from the coding sequence ATGCAGGAAATGGAAAGAAAGAATTGCTTAGTGGCAAACGGACTCCATATGCTGGTTGCGCAGGCCATTCGGGCCCAGGAAATATGGAACGGAGTAAAAATCGAGAAGGATGCTGAGAAGAGATTGATTGAGTATTTCCACAGAAAGCAAATAAATCCAGTACTCATAGGAATGCCTGGAAGCGGAAAAAGTTCAGTAGGGAAACATTTGGCGGAGCTGATGGGACGCGAATTTGTCGATACGGACGAATTGATAGAGAAAAAACATGGTCCCATAACGGACATATTTGCAGTAAAAGGAGAAAAAGGTTTCAGAGCAGTTGAAAGGGAAGCGGTCAAATCCTTAATAAATAGTAAAAATGTTGTAATTGCAACAGGCGGAGGAACGATTGTTGATTCCGGAAATGTCTCTGACTTGAAACTGAATGGAATCCTCATATATTTGGATCGTTCATTGAAGCAAATTGAAAAGACATTGAAAAAACAGGAGAGGCCTCTTTTAAAAGATAAAAGCGATTTGGACAAGTTGTATGGAGAAAGAAGACAACTCTATGAGGAATCGGCAGATTTGATCATCGGTGATTCCGGCAACTCCAAGCAGCAAGCCATTGAAATACAGAATATGCTGAAGAAAAAAATATTTTGA